The Pelodiscus sinensis isolate JC-2024 chromosome 30, ASM4963464v1, whole genome shotgun sequence genome has a window encoding:
- the LOC142821112 gene encoding uncharacterized protein LOC142821112: protein MQIPAQALLLKYYPPGYRSLSLCPDTRMEPLLLFLALLAAPICVRSQVQLVQSGPGTVKPGETLTLSCAVSGVSISDSSYAWNWVRQPPGKGLEWIGYVYPYNGGTSYSPSLQSRVTISGDTAKNQFSLQLRSLTAADTATYYCARHTVTQRAAGPAQKGEAVSKQPGEARRAERAGPLRDNQDTRGDGCEQPTRSCRAVTGAGRLSVGPEHRARGQSESRVFLLSGYQGSGKHHPRPPLLKKSQARTERTWARHVTATRVIGPDRLRTRGAGTSRCCSFPDEPGPGMSLARFSSSPSPCQPFARTALARPLGPSVSRSFPLRGSLDPGPALGFLSPQAKKIVAAPSPF, encoded by the exons ATGCAAATCCCGGCCCAGGCCTTGCTACTTAAATACTACCCCCCCGGATATAGGAGCCTCAGTCTCTGCCCAGACACGAGAATGGAACCTCTGCTACTTTTCCTTGCCTTGCTCGCCGCCCCCATCT GTGTTcgctcccaggtgcagctggtccagTCGGGCCCAGGGACagtgaagcccggagagaccctcaccctgagctgcgcAGTCTCGGGTGTGTCCATCAGTGACAGCAGCTATGCTTGGAACTGGGTCCGGCAGCCccctgggaaagggctggaaTGGATCGGGTACGTTTACCCATACAACGGGGGCACAAGCTACTCCCCGTCTCTCCAAAGCCGAGTCACGATCTCTGGGGACACCGCCAAGAACcagttctcgctgcagctccgctcgctgacagctgcagacaccgccacctattactgcgccagacacacagtgacacaGCGCGCAGCGGGCCcggcacaaaaaggggaagcggttTCTAAGCAGCCTGGCGAGGCCAGACGAGCAGAGCGAGCGGGGCCGCTCAGAGATAATCAGGACACACGCGGGGATGGATGCGAACAGCCCACACGCTCCTGTCGGGCAGTGACCGGGGCGGGGCGATTGTCTGTCGGACCAGAACACAGAGCGCGGGGACAGTCTGAGTCCCGGGTCTTTCTTCTCTCGGGATATCAGGGGTCTGGGAAGCACCATCCCCGCCCCCCGCTACTCAAGAAAAGCCAGGCCCGGACAGAGCGGACCTGGGCCCGGCACGTGACTGCCACACGGGTCATTGGCCCGGACAGGCTGCGAACGCGCGGCGCTGGGACGAGTCGCTGTTGCTCCTTCCCAGATGAGCCTGGGCCGGGGATGAGCCTGGCCCGCTTcagcagctcccccagcccctgccagcctttTGCTCGCACTGCCCTCGCCCGCCCGCTTGGtccctcggtgtccaggagcttCCCGCTGAGGGGATCCCTGgacccagggccggctctaggttttttgtcGCCCCAGGCAAAAAAAATtgtggctgccccctcccccttttag